One Ooceraea biroi isolate clonal line C1 chromosome 6, Obir_v5.4, whole genome shotgun sequence genomic window carries:
- the LOC113562171 gene encoding uncharacterized protein LOC113562171, whose translation MAKRLFLFSILILYCARDASFASRPRRQKLYPPPLVFPFGGTIKLIVGISLPVEISGRILAYAQNFQFQYLLPQNASLFTEFFEDAKSSRRRRRENVSWNERMTVYSLLEEEFERRGIDGRECMKKSICEAAMAPLEDEGLVGELLHLLLTPQQESDSSLNSEYLEAFEFGREHHDCSQIYRLCPSGQGILDQISKLV comes from the exons ATGGCGAAAAGGCTCTTTCTATTttccattcttatattatattgtgcaCGGGACGCAAGTTTCGCGTCCAGACCGAGAAGACAGAAATTGTACCCGCCACCACTCGTCTTCCCGTTCGGAGGGACAATCAAG CTCATCGTGGGAATCTCGTTGCCCGTGGAGATCTCTGGCAGAATTTTGGCTTACGCGCAGAACTTTCAATTCCAATACCTCTTGCCGCAAAACGCCTCGCTCTTCACTGAGTTCTTCGAGGACGCGAAgtcgtcgcgacgacgacgccgcgaGAATGTTAGCTGGAACGAAAGGATGACCGTCTACAGCCTGCTGGAGGAGGAATTCGAGAG GAGAGGGATAGATGGAAGGGAGTGCATGAAAAAGAGCATATGCGAAGCGGCGATGGCGCCTTTAGAGGACGAAGGACTCGTGGGAGAATTGTTGCACCTCTTGCTCAC GCCTCAACAAGAGAGTGATTCATCTTTAAACTCCGAGTACTTGGAGGCATTCGAATTCGGACGAGAACATCACGATTGTTCACAAATCTACAGGTTGTGCCCTTCCGGTCAAGGAATTCTGGATCAAATTTCAAAACTGGTGTGA
- the LOC105282172 gene encoding uncharacterized protein LOC105282172 gives MRSSLWNSSLLLCFVHFAVLVYARSGRPIRSLAFREGSTFFYRFNYKINSLPYTTIFAQAAGFKAAWKLPAAGEHRHIRSVSDIHEYAELMYESHGFNGRSCLLKNICQALQYTERKDGVVRKILKLLAGSYINNSTWHEDPLFCERHIRDCPLQLIGFNSFAEG, from the exons ATGCGCTCGTCGCTCTGGAACAGCAGCCTCCTCCTCTGCTTTGTCCATTTCGCGGTTCTCGTCTACGCGCGTTCCGGAAGACCGATCAGGTCCTTGGCCTTTCGCGAGGGCAGCACCTTTTTC TACCGGTTTAACTACAAGATAAATTCGCTGCCTTATACGACGATCTTCGCGCAAGCGGCGGGCTTCAAAGCGGCGTGGAAGCTGCCGGCCGCCGGTGAGCACCGGCACATCCGGTCCGTCTCCGACATCCACGAGTACGCCGAGCTCATGTACGAGAG TCACGGTTTCAATGGTCGTTCTTGTCTGCTGAAGAACATCTGTCAAGCGTTACAATACACGGAGCGGAAGGACGGCGTTGTAAGGAAGATATTGAAGCTACTTGCGGG GTCGTATATTAATAACAGTACTTGGCATGAGGATCCGCTGTTCTGCGAACGTCACATCAGGGATTGCCCTCTACAATTAATCGGTTTTAATAGTTTCGCGGAGGGTTAA
- the LOC113562100 gene encoding uncharacterized protein LOC113562100 → MLDYRLSFLVGCLNWLILCTGSMIVHGNATEIDIAPRILSRPKRYLIFPQGSNLQLVYCLTIGAYGRDGDLVLGLTAALAWELPNKVDSKISNLLHRRSRSVVYPKMEAFLQSTGLDGRSCVMRALCEAGQRDPTRIATGSFVQELLHAIFTLPKDGSRFERSEDHAYDRAYEATGDCERLYPACQHSIYNVDI, encoded by the exons ATGTTGGACTATCGGCTTTCTTTTCTCGTTGGATGCTTGAATTGGTTGATTCTATGCACGGGCTCGATGATAGTTCATGGGAACGCAACTGAGATCGATATCGCGCCCAGAATCTTGTCGCGGCCTAAGAGGTACTTGATTTTTCCGCAGGGTAGTAATCTACAg TTAGTGTATTGTTTGACTATCGGAGCGTACGGCCGCGACGGTGATTTGGTGCTGGGACTGACAGCTGCCTTAGCCTGGGAACTTCCGAACAAGGTCGACTCAAAGATATCGAATTTGCTTCACCGTAGAAGCCGGAGCGTCGTATATCCGAAAATGGAGGCTTTCCTGCAATC AACCGGCCTCGACGGCAGATCCTGCGTCATGAGAGCACTCTGCGAGGCGGGCCAGCGTGATCCTACGCGGATTGCTACCGGATCCTTTGTCCAGGAACTCCTCCACGCAATTTTCAC ATTGCCAAAGGACGGCAGCAGATTCGAGCGATCGGAGGATCATGCATACGATCGCGCGTACGAAGCGACCGGAGACTGCGAGCGGCTGTATCCTGCGTGTCAGCACTCGATTTATAATGTGGACATTTGA
- the LOC113562101 gene encoding uncharacterized protein LOC113562101 has product MLINRFRRFVLFVVFVTRLGGSTRFPNDSLARSEREVKYLIFPQGSNVQLVYCLTMSTYTKPQGMFTIGVTAGLAWELPHRNTVPYRKPAEVYHRRSRRELYRKVELMLKTQARDGRACILKAICKAAKRRREDVGKGSFVEEILHAIFTLPGGWYDIDPMTEYERTYHLGENCDEAYAKCPDLF; this is encoded by the exons ATGCTGATCAATCGTTTCCGCCGTTTCGTCCTGTTCGTCGTTTTCGTGACTCGCCTCGGTGGATCGACGAGGTTCCCGAACGACTCGCTCGCGAGGTCCGAGAGAGAAGTCAAGTATCTGATATTTCCGCAAGGCAGCAACGTGCAA CTCGTCTACTGTCTAACCATGAGCACGTACACGAAGCCCCAAGGAATGTTCACCATCGGCGTTACGGCCGGGCTGGCATGGGAACTACCCCATAGAAATACCGTGCCATACAGGAAGCCAGCCGAGGTTTATCATCGTCGGAGCAGAAGAGAGCTGTACCGTAAAGTGGAGCTAATGCTAAAAAC CCAGGCGAGGGATGGCAGGGCCTGCATCCTCAAGGCGATCTGCAAGGCTGCCAAACGTAGGCGCGAGGACGTCGGCAAGGGGAGCTTCGTCGAGGAGATCTTGCACGCAATATTCAC TCTGCCTGGGGGATGGTACGACATCGATCCGATGACCGAATACGAGCGAACTTACCACTTGGGTGAGAATTGCGATGAGGCGTACGCCAAGTGTCCAGATCTCTTCTGA
- the LOC105281414 gene encoding uncharacterized protein LOC105281414, whose translation MRAPWLVLILAEILDPLLLLGEAVCHRNDTDLSATGQRSRETLPRHRRELAFPKGSAFVVTLTFVKAIQITAPTAWNYLLEFDVTWPIPTREDLRKTAIKRPFKLKRRHRRELYANFELALNSQDLPGRLCILRAICEAETVLSSPGFSIIEDAIRIILRNLDDTDDYDCYDVAYRRKSNCEVVYPCPFSLLKLMLYNLYAENANAD comes from the exons ATGAGAGCCCCGTGGCTCGTCCTGATTCTCGCCGAGATCCTGGACCCGTTGTTGCTCCTGGGGGAGGCGGTATGTCACCGTAATGACACCGACTTAAGTGCCACTGGCCAAAGGTCAAGAGAGACTTTGCCCAGACATAGACGGGAGCTGGCTTTTCCAAAGGGGAGTGCTTTCGTG GTAACATTGACTTTCGTGAAGGCTATTCAAATCACTGCGCCCACCGCTTGGAATTATCTTCTGGAATTCGATGTAACGTGGCCCATACCCACCCGGGAAGATTTGAGAAAGACTGCGATCAAAAGACCGTTCAAGCTAAAACGACGACATAGACGTGAACTCTACGCCAATTTTGAATTGGCATTGAAcag TCAAGATTTGCCAGGACGCTTATGCATTCTTCGTGCAATTTGTGAAGCTGAAACAGTGCTGAGTTCCCCGGGATTTTCAATTATCGAAGATGCCATTCGAATTATTTTAAG GAATCTTGACGATACTGATGACTATGACTGTTACGATGTTGCATATCGAAGGAAAAGTAATTGCGAGGTCGTCTATCCCTGCCCGTTCTCGCTGTTGAAATTGatgttatacaatttatatgcaGAAAACGCGAATGCTGATTAA
- the LOC113562148 gene encoding uncharacterized protein LOC113562148, whose product MDHGVKYLILSVLCLVLSGYEADDNYETILSRKRRYVVFPEGSTFSIALCMTVHTLTSDNIFTEGLNWGISYDLPNESKPALEPFLELRNDRLKAGNKHDRYGATAVVDRNTALKYSGWNNDIKSHFTPSRKKYRKSEYYYLQRRHRRELYNKLEVIMNAMGFDGRTCILRALCEASQRLMPKGNTLVEEMMRISFSLPLKRVFSFEPQEHHTYTQAHKAGHEGKDCAAMFPGCSFSLIDLALGRYNAPPSDQPGDPADYTGTLGTEGEPAADWPGYNMK is encoded by the exons ATGGATCACGGTGTCAAGTACCTGATACTTTCAGTGCTCTGTCTGGTATTATCGGGATACGAAGCGGACGATAACTACGAAACGATTCTATCGAGGAAACGACGGTACGTCGTTTTTCCCGAAGGCTCCACATTTTCC ATCGCACTCTGCATGACCGTGCACACTCTGACTTCGGACAACATCTTCACGGAGGGACTCAACTGGGGCATCTCGTACGACTTGCCCAACGAGAGCAAACCTGCGTTGGAGCCGTTTCTGGAGTTGAGAAACGATAGACTCAAAGCCGGCAACAAGCACGACCGTTACGGTGCCACTGCGGTCGTTGACAGGAACACCGCCCTGAAATATTCTGGATGGAATAACGACATCAAATCTCATTTCACCCCGAGCAGAAAAAAGTACCGCAAGTCAGAATATTACTACTTACAAAGGAGGCACCGACGAGAGCTTTACAACAAGCTTGAAGTCATCATGAACGC GATGGGCTTTGACGGTAGAACGTGCATTCTACGCGCACTTTGCGAAGCATCCCAAAGATTGATGCCAAAAGGAAATACGTTAGTGGAGGAGATGATGAGAATATCATTTTC GCTACCCCTGAAGAGAGTGTTCTCGTTCGAGCCGCAGGAGCATCACACATACACCCAGGCACATAAAGCCGGCCACGAGGGCAAGGACTGCGCCGCCATGTTTCCCGGGTGCAGTTTCTCCCTCATCGACTTGGCCCTCGGGAGATATAACGCACCCCCGTCCGATCAGCCCGGGGATCCTGCGGACTACACCGGAACTTTGGGCACTGAGGGAGAACCCGCTGCGGATTGGCCCGGGTACAACATGAAGTGA